From the Meleagris gallopavo isolate NT-WF06-2002-E0010 breed Aviagen turkey brand Nicholas breeding stock chromosome 17, Turkey_5.1, whole genome shotgun sequence genome, one window contains:
- the TRPV4 gene encoding transient receptor potential cation channel subfamily V member 4, whose protein sequence is MADPEDPRDAGDALGDDSFPLSSLANLFEVEDTSSPAEPSRGPPGAGDGKQNLRMKFHGAFRKGPPKPMELLESTIYESSVVPAPKKAPMDSLFDYGTYRQHPSENKRWRRRVVEKPVAGTKGPAPSPPPVLKVFNRPILFDIVSRGSPDGLEGLLSFLLTHKKRLTDEEFREPSTGKTCLPKALLNLSAGRNDTIPILLDIAEKTGNMREFINSPFRDVYYRGQTALHIAIERRCKHYVELLVEKGADVHAQARGRFFQPKDEGGYFYFGELPLSLAACTNQPHIVHYLTENGHKQADLRRQDSRGNTVLHALVAIADNTRENTKFVTKMYDLLLIKCAKLFPDTNLEALLNNDGLSPLMMAAKTGKIGIFQHIIRREIADEDVRHLSRKFKDWAYGPVYSSLYDLSSLDTCGEEVSVLEILVYNSKIENRHEMLAVEPINELLRDKWRKFGAVSFYISVVSYLCAMIIFTLIAYYRPMEGPPPYPYTTTIDYLRLAGEIITLLTGILFFFSNIKDLFMKKCPGVNSFFIDGSFQLLYFIYSVLVIITAGLYLGGVEAYLAVMVFALVLGWMNALYFTRGLKLTGTYSIMIQKILFKDLFRFLLVYLLFMIGYASALVSLLNPCPSSESCSEEHSNCTLPTYPSCRDSQTFSTFLLDLFKLTIGMGDLEMLESAKYPGVFIILLVTYIILTFVLLLNMLIALMGETVGQVSKESKHIWKLQWATTILDIERSFPLFLRRAFRSGEMVTVGKGTDGTPDRRWCFRVDEVNWSHWNQNLGIISEDPGKSDTYQYYGFSHTVGRLRRDRWSTVVPRVVELNKSCPTEDVVVPLGTMGTAEARERRHGQNSSSLL, encoded by the exons ATGGCAGATCCCGAAGACCCCCGTGATGCTGGGGATGCACTGGGGGATGACTCCTTCCCACTCTCCTCACTGGCCAACCTGTTTGAGGTGGAGGACACCTCATCCCCTGCTGAGCCATCCCGGGGTCCCCCCGGTGCTGGGGATGGAAAGCAAAACCTCCGGATGAAATTCCACGGGGCGTTTCGGAAAGGCCCCCCAAAacccatggagctgctggaatcCACCATCTACGAGTCGTCGGTGGTCCCAGCACCCAAGAAGGCCCCCATGGATTCCCTCTTCGACTATGGCACCTACAGGCAGCACCCCAGCGAGAACAAACGCTGGCGCAGGAGGGTCGTGGA GAAGCCGGTGGCTGGCACCAAGGGGCCGGCTCCCAGCCCACCACCTGTCCTCAAGGTTTTCAACAGACCCATCCTCTTTGACATTGTCTCCCGGGGGTCCCCAGATGGCCTGGAGGGTCTCCTGTCCTTCCTGCTCACCCACAAGAAGCGTCTGACGGATGAGGAGTTCCGAG AGCCCTCAACAGGGAAGACGTGCCTGCCCAAGGCGCTGCTCAACCTGAGTGCAGGCCGAAATGACACCATCCCCATCCTCCTGGACATCGCCGAGAAGACGGGAAACATGCGGGAGTTCATCAACTCACCCTTCCGTGATGTCTACTACCGAG GTCAGACAGCGCTGCACATCGCCATTGAGCGCCGCTGCAAGCACTACGTGGAGCTGCTGGTGGAGAAGGGTGCCGATGTGCACGCCCAGGCCCGTGGTCGCTTCTTCCAGCCCAAGGATGAGGGCGGCTACTTCTATTTTG GAGAGCTGCCCCTCTCGCTGGCTGCCTGCACCAACCAGCCCCACATCGTGCACTACCTGACGGAAAATGGCCACAAGCAGGCAGACCTGCGGCGCCAGGACTCGCGTGGCAACACCGTGCTGCATGCTCTGGTTGCCATCGCTGACAACACCCGTGAGAACACCAAGTTTGTCACCAAGATGTACGACCTGCTCCTCATCAAGTGCGCCAAACTATTCCCTGATACCAACCTTGAGGCCCTGCTCAACAATGATGGCCTCTCTCCACTCATGATGGCTGCCAAGACCGGCAAGATCGGG ATCTTCCAGCACATCATCCGCCGGGAGATTGCAGATGAGGACGTCCGGCACCTCTCACGCAAGTTCAAGGATTGGGCATACGGCCCCGTCTACTCCTCACTCTATGATCTCTCCTCACTGGATACCTGTGGAGAGGAGGTGTCCGTGTTGGAGATCCTCGTTTACAACAGCAAGATTGAG AACCGCCATGAGATGTTGGCCGTGGAGCCCATCAACGAACTGCTGCGCGACAAGTGGCGCAAGTTCGGTGCCGTCTCCTTCTACATCAGCGTGGTCTCCTACCTCTGTGCCATGATCATCTTCACTCTCATCGCCTACTACCGCCCCATGGAAGGCCCT CCGCCATACCCTTACACTACGACCATCGACTACCTGCGGCTGGCCGGGGAGATCATCACCCTCCTCACCGGcatcctcttcttcttctccaaT aTCAAAGATCTCTTCATGAAGAAGTGCCCAGGTGTGAACTCATTCTTCATCGATGGCTCATTCCAGCTGCTCTA CTTCATCTACTCAGTGCTGGTGATCATCACGGCAGGGCTGTACCTGGGCGGCGTTGAGGCTTACCTGGCTGTCATGGTCTTTGCTTTGGTCCTGGGCTGGATGAACGCACTCTACTTCACACGAGGGCTCAAGCTGACGGGGACTTACAGCATCATGATCCAGAAG ATCCTCTTCAAAGACCTGTTCCGCTTCCTCCTGGTCTATCTGCTCTTCATGATTGGCTATGCCTCAG CACTGGTGTCGCTCCTGAACCCATGTCCCAGCAGTGAGTCCTGCAGTGAGGAGCACTCAAACTGCACGCTGCCCACCTACCCCTCATGCCGGGACAGTCAGACCTTCAGCACCTTCCTGCTTGACCTCTTCAAGCTCACCATTGGCATGGGTGATCTGGAGATGCTGGAGAGTGCCAAGTACCCAGGCGTCTTCATCATCCTGCTTGTTACCTACATCATCCTCACCTTCGTGCTGCTCCTCAACATGCTTATCGCCCTCATGGGTGAGACCGTGGGCCAGGTGTCCAAGGAGAGCAAACACATCTGGAAGTTGCAG TGGGCCACCACCATCCTGGACATCGAGCGctccttccctctcttcctGCGGAGAGCGTTCCGTTCTGGGGAGATGGTGACCGTGGGGAAGGGCACTGATGGGACCCCTGACCGCCGCTGGTGTTTCAG GGTAGATGAGGTGAACTGGTCCCACTGGAACCAGAACCTGGGCATCATCAGTGAGGACCCGGGCAAGAGCGATACATACCAGTACTATGGCTTCTCCCACACCGTGGGGCGGCTGCGGAGAG ATCGATGGTCAACGGTGGTGCCACGTGTGGTGGAGCTTAACAAGAGCTGCCCAACGGAGGATGTGGTTGTGCCATTGGGGACCATGGGCACGGCAGAGGCACGGGAGCGACGGCACGGGCAGAACTCCAGCTCCCTGCTCTAG
- the GLTP gene encoding glycolipid transfer protein: MHGAAWPKTGATLALMWLKRGLKFMLVLLQSISDGERDEEHPNLIRVNAMKAYEIALKKYHGWMLQKLFMGSVYALPYKSDLLKALEKGREVKEEESIEKIHQFLARVTPILDAIYEMYTRMNAELSYKA; the protein is encoded by the exons ATGCACGGCGCTGCCTGGCCCAAGACGGGCGCGACGCTGGCGCTGATGTGGCTGAAGAG AGGCCTGAAGTTcatgctggtgctgctgcagagcatctCTGATGGCGAGCGGGACGAGGAGCACCCCAACCTCATCCGTGTCAATGCTATGAAAGCCTATGAGATTGCCCTCAAGAAGTACCACGGCTGGATGCTGCAGAAGCTTTTCATG GGCTCAGTCTACGCGCTGCCCTACAAGTCGGACCTGCTCAAGGCTTtggagaaaggcagagaggtgaaggaggaggagagcattGAGAAGATCCACCAATTCCTCGCGAGAGTGACGCCCATCCTGGATGCCATCTATGAGATGTACACCCGGATGAACGCTGAGCTGAGCTACAAAGCCTAA